The following coding sequences are from one Triticum aestivum cultivar Chinese Spring chromosome 5A, IWGSC CS RefSeq v2.1, whole genome shotgun sequence window:
- the LOC123106680 gene encoding uncharacterized protein, whose protein sequence is MAAPSPPTPGTGRLPTMADIMAASRAQGLRVRLSTVGPLFRVTATRVGGDGDVELGRAEGAVRPWPGGSVLHLDSMRMSRATLEVPDRPLFGLGIFLGAVTVRHGFDAGCVRADLLAINDTPLYHNKLVKFYTRMGFKAVHEVDGSSMMDLAHMLVWGGKGTRMDADIEQLLMKWSRRFGSQD, encoded by the exons ATGGCCGCTCCGTCGCCGCCCACACCAGGCACGGGCAGGCTCCCGACGATGGCGGACATCATGGCCGCGTCACGCGCGCAGGGCCTACGCGTGCGCTTAAGCACGGTTGGCCCTCTCTTCCGCGTCACGGCAACccgcgtcggcggcgacggcgacgtggAGCTGGGCCGCGCCGAGGGCGCTGTCCGGCCCTGGCCCGGGGGCTCCGTGCTGCACCTCGACTCCATGCGGATGTCGCGCGCCACGCTCGAGGTCCCTGACCGGCCGCTCTTCGGCCTCGGCATCTTCCTAGGCGCCGTCACCGTGCGCCATGGCTTCGACGCTGGCTGCGTGCGCGCCGATCTGCTAGCCATCAACGATACGCCGCTCTATCACAACAAG CTTGTTAAGTTCTATACGAGGATGGGTTTCAAAGCAGTGCATGAGGTAGATGGATCATCAATGATGGATCTTGCTCATATGTTAGTGTGGGGAGGTAAAGGAACAAGAATGGATGCTGATATAGAACAGCTCCTCATGAAGTGGAGCAGAAGATTCGGATCTCAAGACTGA